ACATTGTTCGGGATTGCCATGTTGCCTCTCATTTATGTGATGGCAATGCGTTTATTTAAAAAGAGCAAATACGCTGCACTTGCGGCAGGATTGTTCGCACTGGATTTCATGCACTTCACACAAACAAGAATCTCTACGATCGATGTATACGGAGTATTCTTCATCATGCTGATGTTTTATTTCATGCAGCGATATTACACTATGAATTTTTTCAGGCAGCCCTTAAGAAAAACCTTGATTCCGTTATTCTGGTCGGGTTTATTCTTCGGAATTGGTGTCGCCTCCAAGTGGATTGTTCTGTACGGAGGAGCTGGGCTGGCTATTATGTTAGCTATCTCGCTCTTCGAGCGCTACAGAGAATATCAAGCATCAGGACGGTTGCTCGCGGAAGGGAAGATCAAAGACAAGGAACTGTTAAGCACCTGTCGCGAAGTCGTAAATTCGTTCTGGAAGAATACCATCATTACTTTAGCTACTTGTGTTGCATTCTTCGTAATCATACCGGTAATTATTTATAGTTTATCTTTTGTTCCGGGTTTATCTGCATCCGCAGAGGGCTTTACTATAAAAGGCTTGATTGATTCCCAAAAGAACATGTACAACTATCACAGTCAGCTTGTAGCTACACATCCTTTTGCGTCCTCCTGGTGGCAATGGCCGTTTATGAAGAGACCTGTCTGGTTCTTCAGTGGGAGTGAGGGATTGCCGCAAGGTCAGGTCAGCAGTATAGTGACTATGGGTAATCCGCTTATCTGGTGGACAGGTATTTTTGCAATGCTGGCAACGCTGTGGATTACGCTGAAACGCAAAGATAAGAACCTGTATATGATCTGGATCGCCTTTTTCTCACAATATGTTCCGTGGATGCTTGTCCCAAGAGAAACCTTTATCTACCATTATTTTGCTATGGTACCTTTTATGATTCTTGGTATTGTATATATAATGAAGTTGCTAGATAGTAAATTTCCTGAGGCTCGTTACGTTCGTTATGCCTATGTGGTTGTTGCTTTACTGCTCTTTGTCGCATTCTACCCAGTATTATCAGGGATGCAGGTTAGCGGAGATTATGTGAAGGACATGCTGCGTTGGTTCCCTTCTTGGGTTTTCTAAGATTTAAAAGAATCTATAACAATAAGTTTATGCTTACAGCGTTATTATGAAGAATAGGAAGATGTAACGCTCCATAAAGCTTGTAGGAGGAATAAAGGTGAAAGCCAGATATAGTGTAATTGTACCCATGTTCAATGAGGAGCAAGTAATTAGCGTTACTTATGAACGTTTGAAAAAAGTAATGGACGAATGCGGAGATACTTATGAGCTAGTATTCGTCAATGACGGGAGTCGTGATCGTTCGGCCCAGATGATTCGGGAGATCAGTGATCGAGATGAGTGCGTCAAGCTGATTGACTTCTCGCGTAATTTCGGACATCAGGTAGCGATAACAGCTGGCATGGACTATGCAGAAGGTCAAGCGGTCGTTGTTATAGACGCTGACCTTCAAGATCCTCCGGAGGTCATTTTACAAATGATCGAGAAGTGGAAAGAAGGCTACGATGTTGTGTATGCTAAGCGGCTGAAGCGCCGCGGAGAAACTATGTTCAAAAAGGTAACAGCGAAGCTCTATTATCGACTGCTCAGCAGCATGACAAGTGTAGACATTCCTACGGATACAGGCGATTTTCGTCTTATTGATCGTAAGGTATGCGATGTCTTACGGGGTCTCAAGGAAAAGAATCGTTATGTCAGAGGTTTGGTGAGCTGGGTCGGCTTCAAGCAGACCATGGTGGAATATGAGCGGGAAGAACGTTTTGCAGGAGAAACCAAATATCCTCTTAAGAAAATGATTCGTTTTGCGCTGGATGGTATCACTTCATTTTCACATAAGCCACTTAAGATTGCTACGTATGTTGGATTCTTTCTATCCTTTTCTAGCTTTCTCTATTTATTCTTCGTATTATTTCAAAGAATCTTCTTCACCTCATGGACGGTTCCGGGTTGGGCTTCCATTGTAGGTGTCAATTTGCTCTTTAATGGTATCGTTCTGATGCTACTAGGTGTAATCGGAGAGTATATTGGACGGATTTATGACGAGTCTAAGGATAGACCGCTATATATTGTAAGTGAGACTAAAGGATATCATAACGATGAATTAGTGGATCGCCGAAAGGATTACAAAGATGTCAGATAAGAGTTTGCGGTCAGCTTTCATACAGTTCCTTAAATTTAATGCTGTAGGTTTGGTAAATACCCTCATAGATTTCGTGATCTTCACATTACTGAACTCTATTGGGATGGTATACGCCTTGGCACAGGTGATTTCTTATAGTGCAGGAACAGCGAACAGCTTTATTTTGAATAAAAAAGTAACCTTCCGGGATCGCAATCGTGGCAATAAAGAGGGTTTTGATAAGGTACAGTTGCTAAAGTTTATCGTGCTGAATCTGGTAGTGCTCGGAATATCGCTGTTGCTAATGCATCTGTTGACAGACAAACTAGGCATTCAAGTGTTGATCTCTAAGGTTTTGGTTACGTTCGTCACGGTGATTATCAATTTCTTCGGAAGTCGTAAATGGGTATTCTGAATTTCAGTAGAACCAATACACGGAGGTGAAAATCATGCGTAAATTCTCGTATGTGCTCATACTGGCGGGGATCCTTATCATGCTTTATCCAAAAGCCAACGAATGGTATAACGACTGGCAGCAGGAGAAGCTGTTAGAATCGGCTGAACTGAGCACCAGCGACAGTACTCCACTGCCTGATCTGAAGAGCAGATATGCCGAAGTTACTCAGCTATTAGCAGAGGAATCGGTTCTAGATGCACAGGCACAGCCTCAAGAAACAGAAAAGCCAGAACCAGAAATTGAAGTTGGTGGCAAGGTAATTGCATTAATTGAGATCGATAAGATTGATCTGAAGCTACCTGTATTAGAAGGGGCTACTAAAGCGAATATGAAACACGCGGCGGCCCATATGAAAGAAACGACTCCAATTGGAGAAATAGGAAATGCCGCAATAGCAGCTCATAGAGCTAGAACTACGGGCAGATTGTTTAATAGATTGAATGAGGTTGTTATTGGGGATACGATCACGGTAAAGACGAGCGATCAGGTATATAATTACGAGGTTTATGATATTTCAGTTGTAGATCCAAGTGATATATCTGTTCTTGATGGGAATAACAAGGATAAGATTCTTACCCTAATTACGTGTGACCCACTAGTAGATCCTACACATCGTTTGATTGTTCATGCCAAGCTTTCCTAATAGTAGATGAGAAATGACAAGAGAACTCAAATACAGAGGAATAATTATAAAATAATGGCAAATCTAGTAATTTTGTTCTTGTTTACGAGGATAAATATGGTAGTATAATATTATAAAAGCTAAACACGATAAACGGCAAACCTATCGAAAGGTAGGGACGCAAAGCTATAGGGCCTTCCCGAAAGGATGGCAGCCAGTTACCGAATGAAGAGGCTTTTTTTGTTTTTATAAAATATGTAAGGATTTTAGATTCATAGTTCTACTTGGTTGATTCTATTAATTTGTCTAGTGAAATTAGGACAGATAGAGCTTATACGATAACGGCAAACCTATCGAAAGGTAGGGACGCAAAGCTAAAGGGCCTTCCCGAAAGGATGGCAGCCAGCTACCGAAAGGGGTTTTATCCGTGAAAAAAGTTTATTTTATGATGGTGGCGCTGTTCGTACTGATTACTTCGGTTCCGGTAAGCACAGCTCAAGCCGCGAGTGTAGATTCGAACTGGTTGAATACATCGAAATTGGATCAAGGTGTAATCGGGATTAACTACGATATTCCAAAGGATA
The window above is part of the Paenibacillus sp. FSL K6-0276 genome. Proteins encoded here:
- a CDS encoding class D sortase, giving the protein MRKFSYVLILAGILIMLYPKANEWYNDWQQEKLLESAELSTSDSTPLPDLKSRYAEVTQLLAEESVLDAQAQPQETEKPEPEIEVGGKVIALIEIDKIDLKLPVLEGATKANMKHAAAHMKETTPIGEIGNAAIAAHRARTTGRLFNRLNEVVIGDTITVKTSDQVYNYEVYDISVVDPSDISVLDGNNKDKILTLITCDPLVDPTHRLIVHAKLS
- a CDS encoding glycosyltransferase family 2 protein, whose amino-acid sequence is MKARYSVIVPMFNEEQVISVTYERLKKVMDECGDTYELVFVNDGSRDRSAQMIREISDRDECVKLIDFSRNFGHQVAITAGMDYAEGQAVVVIDADLQDPPEVILQMIEKWKEGYDVVYAKRLKRRGETMFKKVTAKLYYRLLSSMTSVDIPTDTGDFRLIDRKVCDVLRGLKEKNRYVRGLVSWVGFKQTMVEYEREERFAGETKYPLKKMIRFALDGITSFSHKPLKIATYVGFFLSFSSFLYLFFVLFQRIFFTSWTVPGWASIVGVNLLFNGIVLMLLGVIGEYIGRIYDESKDRPLYIVSETKGYHNDELVDRRKDYKDVR
- a CDS encoding phospholipid carrier-dependent glycosyltransferase, encoding MKFKRYDWICILVITAVYAAIALYNLGSTKSPETLWEPAASGESFYVDLGQSKQLERVNIFGGVGTGKFKLEFSESPDVWSSPLDVSEDVGNVFIWKSQPLNVAARYVKFTVTSPGFTLNEMAFYEQGGERVPLPIAGVTPDANAVAKRGVPANLFDEQSLIPEYSNFMNSTYFDEIYHARTAYEYTHGIVPYENTHPPLGKLLIAVGMELFGVNPFGWRIIGTLFGIAMLPLIYVMAMRLFKKSKYAALAAGLFALDFMHFTQTRISTIDVYGVFFIMLMFYFMQRYYTMNFFRQPLRKTLIPLFWSGLFFGIGVASKWIVLYGGAGLAIMLAISLFERYREYQASGRLLAEGKIKDKELLSTCREVVNSFWKNTIITLATCVAFFVIIPVIIYSLSFVPGLSASAEGFTIKGLIDSQKNMYNYHSQLVATHPFASSWWQWPFMKRPVWFFSGSEGLPQGQVSSIVTMGNPLIWWTGIFAMLATLWITLKRKDKNLYMIWIAFFSQYVPWMLVPRETFIYHYFAMVPFMILGIVYIMKLLDSKFPEARYVRYAYVVVALLLFVAFYPVLSGMQVSGDYVKDMLRWFPSWVF
- a CDS encoding GtrA family protein — encoded protein: MSDKSLRSAFIQFLKFNAVGLVNTLIDFVIFTLLNSIGMVYALAQVISYSAGTANSFILNKKVTFRDRNRGNKEGFDKVQLLKFIVLNLVVLGISLLLMHLLTDKLGIQVLISKVLVTFVTVIINFFGSRKWVF